The sequence ACAGACTGAAGCAGCAGGACCAGTTCTTCTGTTAGCTGGGCGTGACGCTGTTCAAACACCGTTTACACCTGTAGTACAGGTAAAGAGACAGTCTGCTGTCTGTATTTACTAtaacttattattatttacttcatgtgtctatctgctgtactTCTGAAGTTATTAGGCTCAGAAGTGATGGAAACGGTAAATAttgataaataaatattcacatGGAGGTAAAATgttgcatggcttcattaaaataaacttaaataaaaataatcagctgattctgGGGAACTGACTGGTTTTACATGAAGGTTCCTCACTGTATCTCAACTTCTAGCTGGTTCTACTTGGTTCTACGTGGTCCTACCTAGTACTACTTGGTTTGACTTGATTCTACTTGTTTTTACCTGGTTCTACTTGGTTCTACTTGCTTCTACTTGGTTCTACCTGTTTCTACTTGGTTCTACCTGTTTCTACTTGCTTCTACCTGTTTCTACTTGCTTCTACTTGGTTCTACCGGTTTCCACTTGCTTCTACTTGGTTCTGCGTGGGTCTCCTTGGTTCTACTTGATTCTACTTGTTTCATATTGGTTCTGCCTGGTTGTACTTGTTTCTACCTGCTTCTGCTTGGTTCTGATTGGTTCTACTTGTTTCAACTTGGTTCGACCTGGTTCTACTTGTTTCTACCTGGTTCTGCCTGATTGTACTTGGTTCTCCCTGGTTACTATTGGTTTGACCTGCTTCTACCTGGCTCTCCCTGGTTCTCCGTGGTTCTACCTGGTGTCTGTATGAACTGAGCGTGTCGGTAAGGTGGAGTCAGGTGATGAAACAGGAACAGTGCGTCTGGTTTCGGTTGAACATTCTTTACCTGGACACACCTGCTGCTTGTCGCCCAGACCTGCCTGGTTCTTCACACATGGGTTCTCCACGTGGAGGTGACAGTAAACACACTTCAGTCTCGTGTTCCTGCTATCATTAAGGtcagtttcagattttaaaTCAGTTGTAGCTGCTGTCATCTCTGCTGGATCTAGATCAGTTTTATTAACAGACCTGCTGCAGCATCTTTCCTCTTCCCTGCAACAGTTGCCAGGGAAGAGTTTTCACTGTTGCCGCGGAAACCGGCACTACAACACCTTCAAGgtgaaactgcatttttctgtgCGTGTCCTTTAGCAGCAGCTGTGAAAAGCGTCGGGATTGTAAAGACGCTTTCTGTTCTGAATGACGTCTGTTTGcgattttaaccctctgaaccccaaaaacctgctggagggtttggaaagaaaaaaatcaccaaaaacacatcagcagGTTTTAACCgactgtccttgaactactcgtcTGTGACGGCCTCAGCAGAGAGACTGAGGAGAAttaaagctactggatgaataaaataaaagcagcatggctcagaaacagtgaacagaggaggtagttgttggagatccattcagcatggtgaaacatcttcctatagttgatgagcagagacttgaaaatggacaaaatattgtccaaaatgttcaaaattgttgttttgagtgatttttgagtaatttttaactagtttcaagtcattttggatagtTTTCAAgttaatttggacatttttggacaaatttcacgttattttagacaagtttaagtcatttttaggccatttttgacaatttaatgttactatgatagttttaaattatttcagacAATTTTAGACTTGAGAGGAAAAttaaagctactggatgaataaaataaagtcagcatgactcagaaacagtgaaacgaggagcaggttgttggagattgATTCAGCTGAATGTATGGAGTAGAGAGAAGAAGTCTGTAGAGGctggaaatagttaaatatatattttttttccagtgttctTGACATCTGTGGACAAGTTGGACATGTTTATTCCAGGTTTTGACATTATTGTAaactaaataatcaaagaattaCTTACTTTTTCTGATTTCCGTCATTCTAACTgtagacatttctgagttctctctccttcttcatggttctgtttccacagaggacTTTacgttgcagtgaaaaatgaacccacagtgaggaaaaatgagacgtCCAGAGTTCAGTGGGTTAATTACTCACCAATTAACCTAGTTTGGGTTAGTTTGGAAAGTGTGACTAATCACTAAAACACACTGTGGCTCAGTTCAGTGCACGTGTGCCTGATTTTAGATGAATACAACTCCAGTTTACTGGACAGAATATTAATATTAAGGTCCTCATTAATACATATAAAGTCATTTAACGgaatgatttaaatattttttcctgtctcctctgtctcccagTGTCTGCGGACGCTGACCGGTCACACCGGTGGAGTTTGGTGCAGCCAGATGTCCGTCGCCACGGTGATCAGCGGCTCCACCGACCGGACGCTTCGCGTTTGGGACGCCGAGAGCGGCGAGTGTGTCCACACACTGTACGGACACACGTCCACTGTGCGCTGCATGCATCTCCACGGCAACTGgtaagacacagacacacacacacacacacacacacacacacacacacacacacacacacacacacacacacacacacacacacactttaggAACACCTAACATTTAGCTGCACTTGTCTCCATGACAACCAGAGggaagacacacacaaatacactgcCTGCTTcccatctccatggtaaccaaCATAACACTTGTATGGTGTGTACATTTATAGGtgacagtacacacacacacacatatatatgtacagttTATAGAGACCCTATACATAAATGTTTCTACAAAATAAAGTCAattaactgaaaatacaaaaagctaaataagtgattgcatcaGTATTCACCACCTTTAAAGTGATAAAGATACTGTTGGAAAAAGCTCATactaaatctggactagagttcatcAGAAGACATGTGGttgcatcattatgtgaagcatggtggtggcggcatcattatgtgaagcatggtggtggcagcatcatgatgggaatAGTGTTTCTAGGCTCTGTACTTGTACACAAACATACGCAGTAAAAACATACAACTACACACACAGTGTAGAAATGATGTCACGTCACTGACTGCTATGACATCatgcctgtgtttgtgtgtcagggTGGTGTCGGGTTCCCGGGACACGACGCTGAGGGTCTGGGACGTGTCCACGGGTCGCTGTGAACACGTGCTGACGGGTCATGTGGCGGCAGTTCGCTGCGTTCAGTTCGACGGACGGCGTGTGGTGTCGGGAGGATACGACTTCATGGTGAAGGTGTGGGACCCCGACACCGAGGTGTGTCTGCACACGCTGCagggacacacaaacagagtgTACTCactgcaggtaaacacacacacacacacacacacacacacacacacacacacacacacacacacagtctgatCTGGTTGTTGGGTTTCGGTTGTAACTTTGTGCGTCTTTCTGCAGTTTGACGGTGTGTTTGTGGTCAGCGGTTCATTGGACACGTCCATCAGAGTCTGGGACGCAGAGACAGGTAGAGACCTCACCTGACATCATCTGTATCTAATCTGAGTGGAAGCAGTTTGACTGATTGAACAGATGATGTATTTAGATCAAATCTGATGACAGAAAAGTCATAAAATCACCAAACATGAGGCTGATAAAcagttagattttttaaattttaaattttttaagaTAACAGTCTTTCAAcctcagcaggttttggggttcaggtggttaaagtgctttaaataaaccaaatttttaatttcatgttgTCATGGTAACTGTCTAACCTGAGCTTtatgttgtcatggttactgtCTAACCTGAGCTTTATGTTGTCATGGTAACTGTCTAACCCGAGCTTTATGTTGTCATGGTAACCGTCTAACCTGAGCCTCGTGTCTTCCAGGTAACTGCGTCCACACTCTGACTGGTCACCAGTCTCTGACCAGCGGCATGGAGCTCAGAGACAACGTCCTGGTGTCTGGAAACGCCGACTCCACCGTCAGAGTCTGGGACGTCCGGACGGGACGGTGTCTCCACACACTGCAAGGTGAGAGGATGGGGGGAGGGTCCAACAGGTGAGACCAGGTGAGAAGAACTCGGTGTAACTAAACGGACGACACTAAAGAAGAGAatattgtgtaatattttgtctgttctgtgtctaatgttgttaattttgtcattttaaagtcataTTTTGGTTGTTCAGTGTCTCCTTACTGTGATGTTTGGGACATTAAGtctaaatttttgtcattttgcaactcTTTTGGtccagtttttatcatttcatgtcTTGTGTTGTTAACCTTGTGTCTCTTTAATATCTCATTAGATGTTCAGTGTTTTACTCCTCATGTGTTTCCTTCAGGACCCAACAAACACCAGTCGGCCGTCACCTGCCTCCAGTTCTGCAGAGGTCTGGTTCTGTCCAGCTCTGATGACGGGACAGTCAAACTGTGGGACCTCCGGACCGGGGCCTGGCTGAGGGACGTGGTGGCGCTGCAGAGCCGAGGATCAGGTGAGGATCCAGTGGTTGTTTAGATCTCATCTGACGGGACGGTCTGGTGGGTTCAAGTCTATCGAACTGTCTGCAGATACAAGATGGAGTCATCTGCATAGAAACGAACATCAAAGAGCTGAATGTGGATCCTTAAGGGGCTCTGCGACCAAAAACATTCTACACATTTACACatgtatcattttatttttcggATCTGATACGTTTCCATACTTTATGTAGGTCTGAGAGGCGTGTTGTCTTTACAGCGTCAGTTAGAAGACACCATTTACAGTGGTCCCTTGTCTATCGTGGAGGTTAGGTTCCAGAACCCCCCACGATAGGTGAAATTCTGCAGAGTAGCAACCTTATATTtattcatgatgctgccaccactgtgcgtcacatcatgatgttaccaccaccgtgcttcacataatgatgctgccaccaccgtgcttcacataatgatgctgccaccaccatgcttcacatcatgatgctgccaccaccatgcttcacatcatgatgccgcctccaccgtgcttcacatcatgatgctgccaccaccgtgcttaaTTAATTCTGCATACCTATATGATTTTGGGGTATATAGGTATTACCTATATACCCCAAAATCCCGAGATATGGCGAAAAATCCATGATACAAAAttagatatatacaattttaaaatccgCAGTACAGTGAAACCGCAAAAAGTGAATCGCAATATGGTGAGGGACCACTGCATATGTTATAAAACTATAATAATATTATGATTAAATGCCCTTTATGATTATAAACTACTGTATAACTGTGTAACTGTAAACTTATAGAACCCAGTGTACCCAGTGAATCTCCATGATTCACTTTGACCATGAAAATATAACAGGTTGGTTGAAACTGGCTGCTCAGAATCTGATAACAccactgcaaaaaacaaatgtcCTGTAACTCACGGTGATGGAACATGTCTCTATAGAAAAGCTAAACTGTTACTGTTCTAGTTCTGTTTTTACCTGATGTCTGTCAAACAATCCCACGTCTCCCCTCTAGGTGGCGTCGTGTGGCGAATCAGAGCGTCTGACACTCGGCTGGTTTGCGCCGCCGGCAGCAGGAACGGCACCGAGGAGACCAAACTACTGGTGCTGGACTTCGACGTGGACGACAAGAAGACGGAGACGGACTGAAGGAGATGCTGAAGACTGAAGACGAACCGACGGTCTTCATGATGCTGATCGGACAGCAGgtgaacagaacagaacagagaacGTTTTATTGAATGTAGGACTGAGGAGGCCGACGCCACTGTTGATCACCAAATCTACCCAAACTTCTAGAGGCGACGCAGACGAACGCCACAGGATTCCTCTCGGTTCGACCATCTGCAGCTCGTCTGCATCGCCTCTTCGGTTCAGAAACTCGCTGCTGCTGAAATCTGGGAATCGaagctttttgttttcagagaCGGAGGACAGACTGAAATGTAGCAGAGCCTCACACCTGCAGCAGAATCACCGTAGAATCACCATAAAATCACCGCCATCAGTCATTCACACTTACAGTCAGAGATCCTCAGTCATTTGCGGTCATTTTAGAATCACAGAAGCTTTCAGTGGGTTtaaagaaaaatcaccaaaatgatgtCAAACACCTGAAACGCTACAAATAATCCATCCTGGACTGACTTCTCTTTCAACTGAACGATTTTACCTTCTGTGATCATTCGCTCAATGATTCGATGATTCAGTCACTCAAACTGGTAACTGTCCAGAAACTGATAGATCTGTAGTTAT comes from Amphiprion ocellaris isolate individual 3 ecotype Okinawa chromosome 23, ASM2253959v1, whole genome shotgun sequence and encodes:
- the LOC111588615 gene encoding F-box/WD repeat-containing protein 7-like isoform X2 — translated: MGFYGTLKLIFYKMKRKLDHGPDGRTFPSGKKHCKGNGPLGPSSLVQATPTTFGDLRLANGHSAQRRRVTSGPPPTGLQDWLHTFQMWSGPERLLALDELIDRCETSQVKHMMQVIEPQFQRDFISLLPKELALYVLTFLPPRDLMQAAQTCRYWRILAEDNLLWREKCREEGISECESSRRRRCGTAVGPWKSAYIRQHRIETNWRQGDSGEPMVLKGHDDHVITCLQFSGDLIVSGSDDNTLKVWSAISGKCLRTLTGHTGGVWCSQMSVATVISGSTDRTLRVWDAESGECVHTLYGHTSTVRCMHLHGNWVVSGSRDTTLRVWDVSTGRCEHVLTGHVAAVRCVQFDGRRVVSGGYDFMVKVWDPDTEVCLHTLQGHTNRVYSLQFDGVFVVSGSLDTSIRVWDAETGNCVHTLTGHQSLTSGMELRDNVLVSGNADSTVRVWDVRTGRCLHTLQGPNKHQSAVTCLQFCRGLVLSSSDDGTVKLWDLRTGAWLRDVVALQSRGSGGVVWRIRASDTRLVCAAGSRNGTEETKLLVLDFDVDDKKTETD